From the genome of Candidatus Binatia bacterium:
CGTCGAGGAGAGCCGGCCGTACTTCGCGCGGGGCGAAATCGTCGACGGAATCCGTCACGCGGTCGAGCGTCTCGGCGAGGCGTTTCGCGCGCATTTTCCGGAGCCGGCGCGGTGATCGCACCGCTCGCACTCGTCTTCACGCTCGGGCTCGCCGGAGACTTCAAGGTTCCGCCGACGCCCGACCACTACGTCACCGACAATGCCGGTGCGCTCTCGAGCACGGCGCGCGCGTCGATCGAGAACGAGCTTCAAGCGTACGAACACGCCACCGGGCATCAGATTATCGTGTGGATCGGCCAGACGACCGGCGACGTTCCCTTGGAGACCTGGACGACGCAGACCGCCGATACGTGGAAGATCGGCAGGCGCGGACACGACGACGGCGCCGTGCTTTTCATCTTCATGCAGGACCACAAGATTCGCATCGACGTCGGATACGGACTCGAAAGCTCGCTGACCGATGCGGCATCGTATCGCATCATCGAAGACGTGATCCGCCCGAAGATGCGGGCAGGCGACGTGGATGGAGCCGTCTCAGCCGGCGTTGCGGCGATGCTGACGACGATCTCTCCGTCGTATGCAGGCGTCACGCCGCCGCCAGAGGAGCCGCAGTACGGCAACCTCAGCAGCGGCGCCGGCATTGCGGTCCTCGCGCTGCTCGTCTTTGGCTTCGGCGCGCTGATCGTAATGGTGATCATGCAGATCGTCGGGAGCATTCGCTACGGTTATCTCGTGATGCGCGAGGGTTCGACCGCCGCACGGGCGCAGATGCGCCGCTGGTGGTGGTTCTTCGGGAGTGGAGGCGGCGGAGGTGGCGGGTTCTCGTTCGGTGACGGCGGAGACTTCGGCGGGGGCTTCTCGGCCGGCGGCGGCGGGTTCGGGGGTGGCGGCGCGTCCGGCGGCTGGTGATTGATGCACGCCCTCGTGCTCGCTCTCACGACCCTTACTTACGACGTTCTGATCTCGGCCGGCCACGAAGGGCGGCCGGCGAGCTGCGCCTGGTTTCCGCAGCATCACTGTAATCTCGGCGCGAACGGGGAACGCGCCTGGACGCCGATCGTCGCCGATGCCGCGACGCGAGTCTTGCGCGCGCACGGCGTCAGCGTCGCGCGCCTGCCCGCCGATTTCGCGGGAACCTATGCAGTCGGCGCGGCGGTCTTCATCCACTTCGACGGGTCGGACCCGCCCTGCGAAAGCCGGGCGTCAATCGGTTACGGCTCCAAGAGCGACGCCGGCGCCGCGTCGGTCTGGCGCGCGTTGTACGGCAGGTACTGGCCGTTCGGCTTTCAGCCCGACAACTTCACGATTCACCTGCGCGAATATTACGCTTTTCGGCAGGTGACGGCGGCCGACGGCAGTCTCGTGCTCGAACTCGGCGAGATCACGTGCCCGGGGCAGCATGCGTGGCTCGCGCCGCGACTGCGGTGGGAGGGCGCGCTCGTGGCGCATTTCTTGAGCGTGCTGATCGGCAAGGGAAGCGTGCCCGACCCGGGTCTGTACCAACAGGCGCCGCCTCAACACGCTAAGAACGAACGGCAATGACTCGGGCGCCCAGGAGTGAGGAGATCGAGCGGCCGCGCCTCGTCGAACGCGTTCGCGCGTCTGCGGCATATCCGATAGCGCTTCTGATCGCGCCCGCGGGGTATGGCAAGTCGGTCGTCCTGCGCCAGTATCTCGCCTCGCTCGACGAGCCGCACGTGCGTTTCACGTTGCGAGCCGAACACGCCGAACTCCTCGGTTTTCTGCGCGGTTTTACCGAGGCGTTGAAAGATCGCGCGCCGCATGCGGCGACCGCACTGGCCGGTGCCTACGAACGCAACACCGCGTCGCCGAACCGCGGCGCGGATCTGGCGCGCTGGATGCACGCGCACCTCGACACCTATTCGGGCATCGTCGCGATCGACGATCTGCACGTTGCCGACGCCGATCCCGAGGTCGCTGAATTTCTCACCGCGTTGATCGAGCGGACGAAGGAGCGCATCCATTGGATCCTCGCCTCCCGCTCGATTGCCGGTTTGCCGGTGGCAACCTGGCTAGCCTATCGCGATGCGGAAATCCCGCTCGACGAGCAAGAGCTGCGCTTCACGTTCGACGAGGCCGTCGAGGCGTCGAGCGGCTTCGGGCTCGCGATCCGGGACGAGGAGCTCGGCGAACTGCTGGCGTTGACCGAGGGCTGGCCGGCGGCGACGACGTTCGCGCTGCGCACCTCGACGCGATCGTCGGAGCTTCGCAACGTCTCGGCCGTCACCAGGGAGATGATCTACCATTTGCTTGCCGAGCAAGTCTACAACACCCTTGGTGAAGACGAGCGTGGCTTGCTCGAAGTCGCGATTGCGCTGCCGGTCATAGATGTGGCAGTGCTCGAACGCGCCGGGTTCGACCGCGCGCTGCCGATGGTAGAGCGACTGCGCGAGCGTACCGCGTTCATCTACGAGGAATCGCCCGGCATCTACCAATGCCACGATCTCTTTCGCGATTTCTTGCGGCACCAAAGCGCGCTCAGCGGCAAACGCTCGCAGCAGGCAGTGCACGAGCGCGCGGCCCGCGCGCTCGAAGCTAATGGCGACGTCGAGCATGCGATCGAGGCATACGTCAATGCCGGGCGCGCTCGCGAGGTCGTGCTGCTGCTCGAACGCAGCGGCTTCGACCTCGTCGAGAGGGCCCGCAGCGACGTCGTCTCTCGCGCGATCGAGGCCCTCGACGAGAACACCCGCCACGAGAACGCCACCGTACTCGCCTTGCAAGGCGCACTTCAAGCAATCGCGGGCAAATTCGCGCGGGCCGAATCACTCCTGCGCCGCGCGCTAGCTCGCGCCGGCTCGGACCGCGACCTCGTGGCGATCACGACACTTCGCCTTGCATCCCTCGTCGCAAACCAGGGCGGAAACACTATCGAGTTGCTAAGCGCAGTCGGAGACGACGTGCGACAGCCGGTCGCGCGTCGAGCGGAAGCCCTCTCATTAATTGCCGGGCAGCAGGCCGTGGCCGGCAACCTCGCGACAGCCAACGCCGCCATCTCTCAGGTCGAGCCTTTATTAGGTGCCCTTGAGTCGGATGTCGTGCGCGCTAAGGTGCTCCATCACATCGGTATAGCGTTCCACCACCTGAAGCAGCCGACGAGGGCGTTCGAGGTTCTTACCCAATCGCGTGACCTGGCCTCCGACTTGCACGCATATGGACTGGCAAGCCGCGCCAGCGCCGTGCTCTCGAATCTGACGGTACATGAAGAGGACGATGTAAGCAGGCAGATGGCGTTCGCGGAACTAGCGGCCGATGCGGCGGCTAAGGCAGGCGATGCGTACGCCCTTCAAACGGCGCTTCTTCAGATGCTCAGCGCCGAGATGCGCCTCGGCAACGCCGAAAGAAGCATTGAGATCGAGCAAAGGCTGGCGACGGTTAGAACCAGCGAGTTAGCTAGGCGCTATTTGGCCCTTTTCAGAGCCGCTCGACTCGCGTGGGAAGGTCGTTTTGCCGAGGCGCACCGGCTCGTGTCACCGCATTGGCACAACCTTCCGTTCAATTTCGATCGCGCGTTTTCGGGCAGTCAATACGCGCTGTTCCTCGCGGCCGATGAGCAGCCCCAGGCGTCTTCGCAGCTCGTAAGGGAGGTCTTAGCGCACCTGCCGACAGCGGATGAGACAGGGCTCGGCCGTGTCAGGTCGGTGGCAATGGCCAGGGCGTTTTGCGCTTTGGCTGAGATCATTAACGGCCGCGGTACGAATTCGGCGCGCATCTTGCGTAGCATAAGGACCGGAGAAGATCCGGTAATCGCCGGCATCGTGGATGCGGTAGACAGCATCACGTTGCGGTTGAGACATTATTACGATACGGGGGCCGACCGCCTAAGGGAGGTTTTAGAGCGCCTGACGGCACTTGGCCATTCGGATGTGGCGCGTGTGCTCGGAGCCGTGGATCGTTCGCTGAGCTACGTTCACGCCGAAGGCGATAGCCAAGGAGCTCTAACACGCTCCGAGCTTGACATCCTGCGCCTCCTCGCAGACGGGCTTGTCCCTAAGGAGATCGCTGAACGCAGTGGGC
Proteins encoded in this window:
- a CDS encoding TPM domain-containing protein, whose translation is MIAPLALVFTLGLAGDFKVPPTPDHYVTDNAGALSSTARASIENELQAYEHATGHQIIVWIGQTTGDVPLETWTTQTADTWKIGRRGHDDGAVLFIFMQDHKIRIDVGYGLESSLTDAASYRIIEDVIRPKMRAGDVDGAVSAGVAAMLTTISPSYAGVTPPPEEPQYGNLSSGAGIAVLALLVFGFGALIVMVIMQIVGSIRYGYLVMREGSTAARAQMRRWWWFFGSGGGGGGGFSFGDGGDFGGGFSAGGGGFGGGGASGGW
- a CDS encoding LuxR C-terminal-related transcriptional regulator, with amino-acid sequence MTRAPRSEEIERPRLVERVRASAAYPIALLIAPAGYGKSVVLRQYLASLDEPHVRFTLRAEHAELLGFLRGFTEALKDRAPHAATALAGAYERNTASPNRGADLARWMHAHLDTYSGIVAIDDLHVADADPEVAEFLTALIERTKERIHWILASRSIAGLPVATWLAYRDAEIPLDEQELRFTFDEAVEASSGFGLAIRDEELGELLALTEGWPAATTFALRTSTRSSELRNVSAVTREMIYHLLAEQVYNTLGEDERGLLEVAIALPVIDVAVLERAGFDRALPMVERLRERTAFIYEESPGIYQCHDLFRDFLRHQSALSGKRSQQAVHERAARALEANGDVEHAIEAYVNAGRAREVVLLLERSGFDLVERARSDVVSRAIEALDENTRHENATVLALQGALQAIAGKFARAESLLRRALARAGSDRDLVAITTLRLASLVANQGGNTIELLSAVGDDVRQPVARRAEALSLIAGQQAVAGNLATANAAISQVEPLLGALESDVVRAKVLHHIGIAFHHLKQPTRAFEVLTQSRDLASDLHAYGLASRASAVLSNLTVHEEDDVSRQMAFAELAADAAAKAGDAYALQTALLQMLSAEMRLGNAERSIEIEQRLATVRTSELARRYLALFRAARLAWEGRFAEAHRLVSPHWHNLPFNFDRAFSGSQYALFLAADEQPQASSQLVREVLAHLPTADETGLGRVRSVAMARAFCALAEIINGRGTNSARILRSIRTGEDPVIAGIVDAVDSITLRLRHYYDTGADRLREVLERLTALGHSDVARVLGAVDRSLSYVHAEGDSQGALTRSELDILRLLADGLVPKEIAERSGRSVYTIRVHIANVIAKLGCHGRAEAVKAARRKGLLPTNAG